The following proteins come from a genomic window of Meleagris gallopavo isolate NT-WF06-2002-E0010 breed Aviagen turkey brand Nicholas breeding stock unplaced genomic scaffold, Turkey_5.1 ChrUn_random_7180001955828, whole genome shotgun sequence:
- the LOC104917120 gene encoding neuroblast differentiation-associated protein AHNAK-like, whose protein sequence is KGPKFKMPEMHIKTPKISMPDIDLNLKGPKVKGDVDVSLPKIEGDLKGPKVDIEAPDVDIELPEGKVKGPKFKMPEMHFKAPKITMPDFDLSLKGPKVKGDVDVSVPKIEGDLKGPEVDIKGPKVDVDLPDVDIEGPEGKVKGPKFKMPEMHFKAPKITMPDFDLSLKGPKVKGDVDVSVPKIEGDLKGPEVDIKGPKVDVDLPDVDIEGPEGKMKGPKFKMPEMHIKTPKISMPDVDFNLKGPKLKGDVDVSVPKIEGDLKAPDIDIKGPKVDVDLPDVDIEGPDGKLKGPKFKMPEMHFKAPKISMPDVDFNLKGPKVKGDVDVSVPKIEGDLKGPSVDIKGPKLDVDLPDVDIEGPEGK, encoded by the coding sequence CCCCAAAGTGAAGGGAGACGTGGATGTGTCCCTGCCCAAGATTGAGGGCGACCTGAAGGGCCCCAAAGTAGACATAGAAGCTCCTGATGTGGACATTGAGCTGCCAGAGGGGAAAGTGAAGGGGCCCAAGTTCAAGATGCCTGAAATGCACTTCAAAGCCCCCAAAATCACCATGCCTGACTTCGATCTGAGCCTGAAGGGCCCCAAAGTGAAGGGAGACGTGGATGTGTCTGTACCCAAAATAGAAGGGGACCTGAAGGGCCCCGAGGTGGACATCAAGGGTCCCAAAGTGGACGTGGACCTTCCTGATGTGGACATTGAGGGACCTGAGGGGAAAGTGAAGGGTCCCAAATTCAAGATGCCCGAAATGCACTTCAAAGCCCCCAAAATCACCATGCCTGACTTCGATCTGAGCCTGAAGGGCCCCAAAGTGAAAGGAGACGTGGATGTGTCCGTGCCAAAGATTGAGGGTGACCTGAAGGGCCCTGAGGTGGACATCAAAGGCCCCAAAGTGGACGTGGACCTTCCTGATGTGGACATTGAGGGTCCTGAAGGGAAAATGAAGGGCCCCAAATTTAAGATGCCTGAAATGCACATCAAGACACCAAAGATCTCCATGCCTGATGTTGACTTTAACCTGAAAGGACCAAAGCTGAAGGGGGACGTGGATGTGTCTGTGCCCAAAATAGAAGGGGACCTGAAGGCCCCCGACATCGACATTAAAGGCCCCAAAGTGGACGTGGACCTTCCTGATGTGGACATTGAGGGTCCTGACGGGAAACTCAAAGGACCCAAATTCAAAATGCCTGAAATGCACTTCAAAGCCCCCAAAATCTCCATGCCTGATGTTGATTTCAACCTGAAGGGCCCCAAAGTGAAGGGGGACGTGGATGTGTCCGTGCCAAAGATTGAGGGCGACCTGAAGGGCCCCAGCGTTGACATCAAAGGTCCTAAATTGGACGTGGACCTTCCTGATGTGGACATTGAGGGACCTGAAGGGAAA